From the Gramella sp. Hel_I_59 genome, one window contains:
- a CDS encoding DUF4197 domain-containing protein yields MKKFLGLLLIFSLSSCAELQQIATQIPSTYGVTDSEINSGLKQALQFGIDKEVTSLATENGFFKNELVRISLPPELQKVDKTLRDVGLDNLADEGLRVLNRAAEDAVGEAIPVFASAVKEISFADARNILLGADNAATSYLSSKTQTQLYDRFNPIINNSLEKVGANRVWSNLIQRYNSIPLTSKVNPDLTDYVTNEALQGVYLMIEKEEKDIRNSLNSRTTDLLKRVFALQDRS; encoded by the coding sequence ATGAAAAAGTTCCTCGGCCTATTACTTATATTCTCTTTAAGTTCCTGTGCTGAATTGCAACAAATTGCAACTCAGATTCCTTCAACTTATGGTGTAACCGATTCAGAAATTAACTCTGGATTGAAGCAGGCTCTTCAATTCGGGATCGATAAAGAAGTGACCAGTCTTGCAACTGAAAATGGATTCTTTAAGAATGAACTTGTGCGTATAAGTCTGCCGCCAGAATTACAGAAAGTTGATAAGACCTTAAGAGATGTTGGTTTGGATAATCTTGCAGATGAAGGCTTAAGAGTTCTTAACAGAGCCGCTGAAGATGCAGTAGGAGAAGCCATTCCTGTTTTTGCGAGTGCAGTGAAAGAAATAAGTTTTGCAGATGCCAGAAACATTCTTCTGGGAGCAGATAATGCCGCAACAAGTTACCTTTCATCAAAAACTCAAACACAACTTTATGACAGGTTCAATCCTATCATCAATAATTCATTAGAGAAAGTCGGAGCAAACAGGGTTTGGTCCAATCTTATACAGAGATACAACTCTATTCCTCTAACCAGTAAGGTCAATCCAGATCTTACTGATTACGTAACTAATGAGGCTCTTCAAGGCGTTTATCTTATGATAGAAAAGGAAGAGAAGGACATTAGAAATTCCTTAAACTCCAGAACAACAGACCTTTTAAAACGTGTTTTTGCCCTACAGGATAGATCTTAA
- the prfA gene encoding peptide chain release factor 1, with protein MIERLNIVKQRFDEVNDLIIQPDVISDQKRYIELNKEYKDLRALMDEREKYVSLTENISEAEEIISDGSDAEMTEMAKLQMEEAKNQLPALEDKIRMMLIPKDPEDSKNVVVEIRGGTGGDEASIFAGDLYRMYTKYVESRGWKHNIVDYSEGTSGGFKEMIFEVSGEDVYGTMKFEAGVHRVQRVPQTETQGRVHTSAATVMVLPEAEEFDVQIDPKDVRIDYFCSSGPGGQSVNTTYSAVRLTHEPTGLVAQCQDQKSQHKNKEKAFRVLRSRLYEQELAKKMEADAAKRNSMVSSGDRSAKIRTYNYAQSRVTDHRINLTLYDLSNIINGDIQKIVDELQLAENTEKLKENSDIL; from the coding sequence ATGATTGAAAGACTTAATATCGTAAAGCAGAGGTTTGATGAGGTGAATGATTTAATCATTCAGCCGGATGTAATATCAGACCAGAAGCGGTATATCGAATTGAATAAAGAATATAAGGATCTTCGTGCGTTGATGGATGAACGTGAGAAGTATGTAAGTCTTACTGAAAATATTTCGGAAGCTGAAGAGATTATCTCTGATGGTAGCGATGCTGAAATGACAGAGATGGCGAAACTTCAAATGGAGGAAGCCAAAAATCAACTTCCTGCGCTGGAGGATAAGATAAGAATGATGCTTATACCAAAAGATCCGGAAGATTCTAAGAACGTGGTCGTAGAGATTCGTGGAGGTACGGGGGGAGATGAAGCCAGTATTTTCGCCGGAGATCTATATCGTATGTACACTAAATATGTTGAAAGTAGGGGCTGGAAGCATAATATCGTGGATTATAGTGAAGGTACCAGTGGAGGATTTAAAGAAATGATCTTTGAAGTTTCAGGAGAAGACGTGTATGGTACCATGAAATTTGAAGCCGGAGTGCATCGTGTACAACGAGTTCCTCAAACTGAAACTCAGGGTAGAGTACATACTTCTGCCGCAACCGTTATGGTGCTGCCGGAAGCTGAAGAATTTGATGTTCAGATAGACCCAAAAGATGTAAGAATTGATTATTTCTGTTCTTCAGGACCTGGTGGACAGTCAGTAAACACTACATACTCAGCAGTACGTTTAACTCACGAGCCTACTGGTTTAGTAGCTCAATGTCAGGATCAAAAATCGCAACATAAGAATAAGGAAAAAGCTTTCCGTGTTTTACGTTCCAGATTATATGAGCAGGAACTTGCTAAGAAAATGGAAGCCGATGCTGCCAAAAGAAACTCAATGGTTTCCAGTGGTGACCGTAGTGCTAAGATTCGTACCTATAATTACGCACAAAGTAGGGTTACAGATCACCGTATCAATCTGACCCTGTATGATCTGTCTAATATCATTAACGGTGATATTCAAAAGATAGTTGATGAATTGCAACTGGCAGAAAATACCGAAAAGCTAAAAGAGAATTCTGATATTCTTTAA
- a CDS encoding Lrp/AsnC family transcriptional regulator: MVDKLNWAILQELQKDARASFSEIGRKVGLSSPAVAERMKKMEDAGVINSYKVNISHQKTGYQLRAVITLRAFTGRLKAFLETVSTYKEVLNCYRITGNENIIMEVILKDQVHLEKLIDQLITYGETRTHIILSKVVDDAPILPR, from the coding sequence ATGGTTGATAAATTGAACTGGGCAATCCTGCAGGAATTACAAAAAGATGCGAGAGCATCTTTTTCGGAGATAGGAAGAAAAGTGGGACTAAGCTCACCGGCCGTTGCTGAAAGAATGAAAAAGATGGAGGATGCCGGGGTGATCAATTCTTATAAGGTCAATATCAGTCATCAGAAAACCGGATATCAACTACGTGCTGTAATTACTTTGCGCGCATTTACTGGAAGATTAAAAGCTTTTTTAGAAACAGTTTCAACCTACAAAGAGGTGCTTAATTGTTATCGTATAACTGGTAATGAAAATATTATTATGGAAGTGATCTTAAAAGATCAGGTTCACCTGGAGAAGCTTATTGATCAGTTGATCACCTACGGGGAAACCAGAACCCATATTATTCTTTCCAAGGTTGTGGACGATGCGCCAATACTACCGCGATAA
- a CDS encoding methylmalonyl-CoA mutase family protein: MEQQSPYKPKNKIRIVTAASLFDGHDAAINIMRRIIQATGVEVIHLGHDRSVEEVVNCAIQEDAHAIAMTSYQGGHTEYFKYMYDLLKEKGSEHIKIFGGGGGVILPDEIKELMDYGIDRIYAPDDGREMGLQGMINDMIRRVDNQVPDLEEADKVNENLQSRNVTTISRLISLAENRHEEFLKYFDKNNFDTNKTPVLGITGTGGSGKSSLVDELVRRFLMDFPEKHIGIVSVDPSKKKTGGALLGDRIRMNSINHPRVFMRSLATRQANLALSKHVAEAVDVLKAASYDLIILETSGIGQSDTEIMDHSDVSLYVMTPEFGAATQLEKIDMLDFADLVAINKFDKRGAQDALRDVKKQYQRNHQLWHEDAEKLPVFGTIASQFNDPGMNTLYRSLMDAVEEKTNSGMSSTFEISEEMSEKIFVIPPKRTRYLSEIAENNRGYDETAATQTEVAQRLYGIYKTIETVANTKTEFGKDQTKYLDKNGIDQDGIKEVSAEDQSEFLKLLFAEFDKIKMDLDPYNWEMILAWNDKVNKYTEPVYSFKVRDKEIKIDTHTESLSHTQIPKVALPKYKAWGDILGWCLQENVPGEFPYTAGLYPFKRTGEDPTRMFAGEGGPERTNRRFHYVSQGLPAKRLSTAFDSVTLYGNDPDHRPDIYGKIGNSGVSICCLDDAKKLYSGFDLADAMTSVSMTINGPAPMLLGFFMNAAIDQNCEKYIKENGLEDKVEAKLKELYDDAGIDRPQYRGELPEGNDGLGLMLLGLTGDQVLPEDVYAKIKAETINVVRGTVQADILKEDQAQNTCIFSTEFALRLMGDVQEYFIDEKVRNFYSVSISGYHIAEAGANPITQLAFTLANGFTYVEYYLSRGMDINKFGPNLSFFFSNGVDPEYAVIGRVARRIWSKALKHKYGANSRAQMLKYHIQTSGRSLHAQEIDFNDIRTTLQALYAIYDNCNSLHTNAYDEAITTPTEASVRRAMAIQLIINKELGLAKNENPIQGSFIIEELTNLVEEAVLTEFDRITERGGVLGAMETMYQRGKIQEESLYYETLKHNGDYPIIGVNTFLSSTGSPTVTPGEVIRATEEEKEHQIKTLETLHKAKEDSAEEMLERIQKAAVTNQNLFEELMEATKVCSLGQITHALFEVGGQYRRNM, encoded by the coding sequence ATGGAGCAACAAAGTCCTTATAAACCTAAAAATAAAATAAGAATTGTAACCGCAGCCTCGCTTTTTGATGGTCATGATGCCGCCATTAATATTATGCGGAGAATCATCCAGGCTACTGGAGTTGAGGTGATCCATCTTGGCCATGATAGAAGTGTGGAAGAGGTCGTGAACTGTGCTATTCAGGAAGATGCACACGCGATTGCAATGACTTCTTACCAGGGTGGCCACACCGAATACTTCAAATATATGTATGACCTTCTTAAAGAGAAAGGTTCAGAACATATCAAGATCTTTGGCGGTGGAGGCGGAGTGATCCTTCCAGACGAAATTAAGGAATTGATGGATTACGGGATAGACAGGATCTACGCTCCAGATGATGGTCGTGAAATGGGTCTGCAGGGGATGATCAATGATATGATCCGGCGTGTGGATAATCAGGTTCCAGATCTTGAAGAAGCAGACAAGGTAAACGAGAATCTGCAATCCAGAAATGTTACTACAATATCCCGTCTTATTTCTCTTGCTGAAAACAGGCATGAAGAATTCCTGAAATATTTTGACAAGAACAATTTTGATACAAATAAAACTCCGGTTCTGGGAATTACCGGTACAGGTGGATCTGGTAAATCAAGTTTGGTAGACGAACTGGTTCGAAGATTTTTAATGGATTTTCCTGAAAAACATATTGGGATCGTTTCTGTGGATCCTTCAAAAAAGAAAACTGGAGGCGCATTACTTGGTGACCGTATCAGGATGAACAGTATCAATCATCCTAGAGTTTTTATGCGTTCACTTGCTACCAGGCAGGCAAACCTGGCACTGTCCAAACATGTGGCAGAAGCGGTTGATGTTCTGAAAGCTGCCAGTTATGACCTTATTATTCTTGAAACTTCAGGAATTGGGCAGAGTGATACGGAGATCATGGATCATTCAGATGTGTCATTATATGTGATGACTCCGGAATTTGGCGCGGCAACTCAGCTTGAAAAGATCGATATGCTTGATTTCGCAGATCTAGTTGCTATCAACAAATTCGATAAACGTGGAGCACAGGATGCTTTGCGTGATGTAAAAAAGCAATACCAGAGAAACCACCAGTTGTGGCATGAAGATGCTGAGAAACTTCCGGTATTTGGTACCATCGCTTCTCAATTCAATGATCCTGGAATGAATACTCTTTACAGAAGTCTTATGGACGCAGTAGAGGAGAAAACAAATTCAGGGATGAGCTCAACTTTTGAAATTTCAGAAGAAATGAGCGAGAAGATATTCGTGATTCCGCCAAAACGTACTCGCTATCTTTCAGAAATTGCTGAAAATAATCGTGGATATGATGAAACTGCTGCGACTCAAACTGAAGTTGCTCAGCGTCTCTACGGAATATATAAAACCATCGAAACCGTTGCTAATACAAAAACCGAGTTTGGTAAAGATCAAACCAAATACCTTGATAAAAACGGAATTGATCAGGATGGGATCAAAGAAGTTTCAGCAGAAGATCAGTCCGAATTTTTAAAACTGCTTTTTGCTGAATTCGATAAAATAAAAATGGATTTGGATCCCTACAATTGGGAGATGATTCTTGCCTGGAACGATAAAGTGAATAAGTATACGGAACCTGTGTATAGCTTTAAAGTCCGCGATAAAGAGATCAAAATCGATACTCATACCGAGTCTCTTTCTCATACGCAGATCCCAAAAGTAGCACTTCCAAAATACAAGGCCTGGGGCGATATTCTGGGATGGTGCCTTCAGGAAAATGTTCCTGGAGAATTTCCTTATACTGCCGGACTTTACCCGTTCAAGCGTACTGGTGAAGATCCAACTAGAATGTTTGCCGGTGAAGGTGGACCTGAGAGAACCAATAGAAGATTTCACTACGTAAGCCAGGGATTACCAGCTAAACGACTGTCTACCGCTTTTGATTCGGTTACGCTCTACGGAAATGATCCTGACCACCGACCAGATATTTATGGTAAAATTGGAAATTCTGGAGTGTCTATTTGTTGTCTTGATGATGCGAAAAAGCTTTATTCAGGATTTGATCTGGCAGATGCGATGACCTCAGTGAGTATGACTATTAATGGTCCTGCTCCAATGTTACTTGGATTTTTCATGAACGCCGCGATCGATCAGAATTGTGAAAAGTACATCAAAGAGAATGGTCTTGAAGACAAAGTAGAAGCAAAACTGAAAGAGCTGTATGACGATGCTGGTATCGACAGACCTCAATACCGTGGTGAACTTCCAGAAGGAAATGACGGACTTGGCTTGATGCTTCTTGGATTAACCGGTGACCAGGTTTTACCAGAAGATGTATATGCTAAGATCAAAGCTGAAACCATCAATGTGGTTAGAGGAACCGTTCAGGCAGATATTTTAAAGGAAGATCAGGCTCAGAATACCTGTATATTCTCTACTGAATTTGCGCTGCGTTTAATGGGTGATGTTCAGGAATACTTCATTGATGAAAAAGTTAGAAATTTCTATTCTGTATCTATTTCAGGATATCATATTGCTGAAGCTGGCGCGAATCCTATCACCCAATTGGCATTTACCCTCGCGAATGGATTTACCTATGTAGAGTACTATTTAAGCAGGGGAATGGATATCAATAAATTTGGTCCAAACCTTTCGTTCTTTTTCTCTAATGGAGTGGACCCGGAATATGCAGTGATTGGTCGGGTTGCCAGAAGAATCTGGTCCAAAGCTTTGAAACATAAGTATGGAGCCAATTCCAGAGCTCAAATGTTGAAATACCATATACAGACTTCAGGAAGATCATTGCATGCTCAGGAAATCGATTTTAATGATATTAGAACTACGCTTCAGGCATTGTATGCGATCTACGATAACTGTAATTCATTGCACACCAATGCATATGATGAAGCGATCACCACGCCTACTGAAGCTTCAGTAAGAAGAGCGATGGCTATACAATTAATTATTAATAAGGAGTTAGGTCTTGCTAAGAACGAGAATCCAATCCAGGGATCGTTCATTATCGAAGAATTAACCAACCTGGTAGAGGAAGCTGTGCTTACTGAGTTCGATCGAATCACAGAACGTGGCGGAGTGCTTGGTGCTATGGAAACTATGTATCAGCGAGGAAAGATACAGGAAGAAAGCCTGTACTATGAAACTTTAAAGCACAATGGAGACTACCCGATTATTGGAGTTAATACTTTCCTGAGTTCTACAGGTTCGCCTACAGTAACACCGGGTGAAGTTATTCGTGCTACGGAAGAGGAAAAGGAACACCAGATCAAAACTCTGGAAACTTTACATAAAGCTAAAGAAGATTCTGCTGAAGAAATGCTGGAAAGAATCCAGAAAGCAGCAGTTACCAATCAGAACCTTTTCGAGGAATTGATGGAGGCAACGAAAGTTTGTTCGTTAGGACAAATCACTCATGCTTTATTCGAAGTGGGTGGACAGTATCGTAGAAATATGTAA
- a CDS encoding DUF1684 domain-containing protein, whose product MSLFRNFAIILVLSISSILQAQVLDAVKASEEYQVQLNEDFRDFEESPLEKEDLENFDGLEFFVIDTTYIVEAEFIRTPSESPFEMQTSTSRTSTYVKYGELYFELKGKEFMLNLYQNQSLRSDPEYFDYLFLPFTDETNGISTYVGGRYIDFSIPEEKTVTIDFNRAYNPYCAYSGRYSCPIPPKENHLETSIPAGVKKFAKN is encoded by the coding sequence ATGTCTTTATTCAGAAATTTCGCTATTATCCTTGTTCTTTCCATATCCTCGATATTACAGGCTCAGGTGCTGGACGCCGTAAAAGCTTCGGAAGAGTATCAAGTGCAGTTAAATGAAGATTTTAGAGATTTCGAAGAATCTCCACTAGAAAAGGAAGACCTGGAAAATTTTGATGGGCTGGAATTTTTTGTCATCGATACTACCTATATCGTTGAAGCAGAATTTATTCGAACTCCATCGGAATCTCCTTTTGAAATGCAGACAAGCACTTCCAGGACTTCAACCTATGTGAAATATGGAGAGCTTTATTTTGAACTGAAGGGAAAAGAATTTATGCTGAATTTATATCAAAATCAGAGTCTGAGATCAGATCCTGAATATTTCGATTATTTGTTCCTGCCCTTTACAGATGAGACTAACGGAATTTCAACTTATGTTGGAGGTAGATATATAGACTTCAGTATTCCTGAAGAGAAGACAGTAACTATAGATTTTAATAGGGCATATAATCCTTACTGCGCATACAGCGGCCGGTATTCCTGTCCCATTCCTCCTAAGGAGAATCATCTGGAAACATCAATACCGGCCGGTGTTAAAAAGTTCGCTAAAAACTAG
- a CDS encoding DUF1328 domain-containing protein — MRKKALLFLVLAAVTGLVGFTGLSFSGIEVIRIMFLIFADLLVISLMAKLFFPEKQKMKYQPVKRR; from the coding sequence ATGAGGAAGAAAGCACTATTATTTTTAGTTCTTGCAGCAGTAACAGGATTAGTAGGATTTACCGGGTTATCATTTTCCGGAATTGAAGTTATTAGAATAATGTTCCTGATTTTTGCAGACCTACTGGTGATTTCTCTTATGGCGAAATTATTTTTTCCAGAGAAACAGAAAATGAAATATCAGCCAGTAAAAAGGAGATAA
- a CDS encoding helical backbone metal receptor has translation MQFQDQLQRSFELTSIPKRIISLVPSQTELLVDLGLEDSIVGVTHFCVHPEGLRDKKTSLGGTKKVNLRKVRDLKPDIILCNKEENTREMVTAVTEIAPVHCSDVANLNDNAELIKMYGELFDRSKEAETLIQNIERSRQELVQIVSNSKTRRVAYIIWNDPSMVAGQGTFINEMLALNKMVNVFEADRYPETDLDTLKTMEINEILLSSEPFPFEEKHKKTFSGISEKVTLVDGEYFSWYGSRVLKALKYFRQFHS, from the coding sequence ATGCAGTTTCAGGATCAACTTCAACGATCTTTTGAACTCACCTCAATTCCGAAGAGAATAATTTCGCTGGTTCCAAGTCAAACCGAATTACTTGTGGATCTTGGTTTAGAAGATTCTATAGTGGGAGTCACCCATTTTTGTGTGCATCCTGAAGGACTCAGAGATAAGAAAACCAGCTTGGGCGGAACTAAAAAAGTGAATTTAAGGAAGGTCAGAGATTTAAAACCGGATATCATACTTTGCAACAAGGAAGAGAATACTCGCGAAATGGTAACTGCTGTTACGGAGATTGCACCTGTTCATTGCTCTGATGTTGCCAATCTGAATGACAACGCCGAACTTATAAAAATGTATGGGGAGCTATTCGATAGAAGCAAGGAAGCTGAAACCTTAATTCAGAATATTGAACGTTCCCGACAGGAGCTGGTGCAAATTGTTTCCAACTCGAAAACTAGAAGAGTAGCTTATATTATCTGGAATGACCCGTCGATGGTAGCAGGGCAGGGAACTTTTATCAATGAAATGCTTGCACTTAATAAGATGGTAAATGTTTTCGAAGCGGATAGATACCCTGAAACAGATCTTGATACTTTGAAGACTATGGAGATAAACGAAATTCTTCTAAGTTCTGAACCGTTTCCATTTGAAGAAAAACATAAAAAAACCTTCTCAGGAATTTCAGAGAAGGTTACACTTGTGGACGGTGAATATTTTAGCTGGTATGGAAGCCGGGTTTTGAAAGCCTTAAAGTATTTCAGGCAGTTTCACTCCTAG
- a CDS encoding MFS transporter: MKKLFASYIDSFSGLRKEIWLLALITLINRAGTMVIPFLSLYLTKSQGFSLEQVGWILTFFGLGSVTGSFLGGKLTDIFGHYKTMAGSLIGSSVLFVLLQFPQDFWTFCLGIYLVMSIADIFRPAVFVAISAYSKPQNRTRSLTLIRLAINFGFSAGPALGGLIIATAGYDGLFWVDGITCLFAGVLLLKLLHPKRALEEPEEEITNTTSAYQDKLYWVFVGALMLFGLVFIQYFSTVPLYYSEVHQLSELEIGLILGLNGFFIFLFEMPLIKYLENRNLGTLNYVIFGAFLTALSFLVINLTGWVGIIIVGMLLVTIGEMIAFPFSNSFALIRSQGKKRGSYMALYSIAFSVSHIFGHNSGMQLIDNFGYDFTWYTMMGLAVVCILLLILLKKLLAREAA, translated from the coding sequence ATGAAAAAGTTATTTGCATCCTATATCGATTCGTTCTCTGGACTGAGAAAAGAAATCTGGCTACTGGCATTGATCACCCTGATCAATAGAGCCGGCACTATGGTTATTCCCTTTCTTTCTCTGTACCTTACCAAGAGTCAGGGATTTAGCCTGGAGCAAGTGGGATGGATACTCACATTCTTTGGACTGGGATCTGTAACCGGCTCTTTTCTGGGTGGTAAGCTCACAGACATATTTGGGCATTATAAAACCATGGCTGGTAGTTTGATTGGTAGTTCCGTATTATTCGTTCTACTGCAGTTTCCTCAGGATTTCTGGACGTTCTGCCTGGGAATTTACCTGGTCATGTCTATAGCAGATATCTTCAGACCTGCAGTGTTTGTTGCGATAAGCGCCTATAGTAAACCGCAGAACAGAACAAGATCCTTAACATTAATAAGATTGGCGATAAATTTTGGCTTTTCAGCGGGACCAGCACTGGGAGGTTTAATTATAGCTACTGCTGGTTATGATGGTCTATTCTGGGTTGACGGTATCACCTGCCTTTTCGCAGGTGTTCTATTATTGAAACTACTTCATCCTAAACGTGCTTTGGAAGAACCTGAAGAGGAGATCACCAATACCACTTCCGCATACCAGGATAAACTGTATTGGGTATTCGTAGGAGCACTAATGCTGTTCGGACTTGTATTTATCCAGTATTTCTCTACGGTGCCACTTTACTATTCTGAAGTACATCAACTGAGCGAACTCGAAATCGGACTTATATTAGGACTGAATGGATTCTTTATATTCCTTTTTGAAATGCCGCTGATCAAATACCTTGAAAACCGAAATTTAGGAACGTTAAATTATGTCATATTCGGTGCCTTCCTAACCGCATTAAGTTTCCTGGTCATAAATCTTACCGGTTGGGTGGGAATTATTATTGTTGGGATGCTTCTGGTTACCATTGGAGAAATGATCGCCTTTCCATTTTCAAACTCCTTTGCTCTTATTAGGTCTCAGGGTAAAAAACGCGGTAGTTACATGGCGCTTTACAGCATAGCTTTTTCAGTCAGCCATATTTTTGGACATAACTCCGGAATGCAATTAATCGATAATTTTGGTTACGACTTCACCTGGTATACTATGATGGGGCTCGCCGTTGTATGCATCCTGTTACTTATTCTTCTGAAGAAGCTTCTGGCGAGGGAAGCAGCTTAG
- a CDS encoding lysoplasmalogenase family protein: MFPKYFLPVVAGFLVLANMIMISEYDLEMIRWGRLISTFIVFLILIWKLRSEKVLIASIFLLLISDVLLLNYENTIINSVTFLLRIAAYTTLVFVIFPEIKSLKMSVVQKIVFAVVFTLNIGMLYVLVDMVPEKYDYPYLNFLFYIYGSAMITLVLAAISYSNIYSDTTSFFFTAGALSLVFSDIMSFIAYYLEFYEFYYPDRFFYIIGIVSLVKFATFSRNHKPVFEMERL, translated from the coding sequence ATGTTTCCGAAATATTTTCTTCCAGTTGTAGCCGGTTTTTTAGTGCTGGCAAACATGATCATGATTTCAGAGTATGACCTCGAAATGATTAGGTGGGGTCGATTAATTAGCACCTTCATTGTTTTTCTAATTTTAATTTGGAAACTGAGATCTGAAAAAGTACTTATCGCCAGTATCTTTTTACTTTTAATTTCAGATGTTTTATTGCTGAATTATGAAAATACAATCATTAATTCAGTGACCTTTCTTTTACGTATCGCCGCATATACCACTTTAGTTTTTGTGATTTTCCCTGAAATCAAAAGCCTCAAAATGAGTGTTGTTCAGAAAATTGTTTTCGCTGTTGTCTTCACCTTGAATATTGGAATGCTATACGTGCTGGTAGATATGGTTCCAGAGAAATATGACTATCCTTATTTGAATTTCCTATTTTATATCTATGGAAGTGCTATGATTACCTTAGTTCTTGCTGCGATATCCTATAGCAATATTTATTCGGATACTACTTCGTTTTTTTTCACTGCCGGAGCTTTAAGCCTCGTTTTTTCAGATATAATGTCATTTATAGCTTATTACCTGGAGTTCTATGAATTTTACTATCCCGATAGATTTTTCTATATTATTGGCATTGTTTCGCTGGTGAAATTTGCAACTTTCAGTAGAAATCATAAGCCAGTATTTGAAATGGAAAGGCTTTAA
- a CDS encoding Lacal_2735 family protein, whose protein sequence is MFRIFENKSKEERLCEKYSRLMQRAYKIALIDKEQSDKLNFRAKKILAELRRMDCSMVETRSETA, encoded by the coding sequence ATGTTTAGAATTTTCGAAAATAAATCAAAGGAAGAACGGCTTTGTGAGAAGTATAGTAGATTAATGCAACGTGCTTACAAGATTGCTCTTATAGATAAAGAACAAAGTGATAAACTGAATTTTAGAGCCAAAAAGATTCTGGCTGAGCTTCGAAGAATGGATTGCTCCATGGTAGAAACTAGGAGTGAAACTGCCTGA
- the pyrF gene encoding orotidine-5'-phosphate decarboxylase, with translation MTSQELTEQIFKKQTFLCVGLDTDIDKIPTYLLSEKDPVFSFNKAIIDATHQSCVAYKPNIAFYEALGASGWKSLKKTIEYLHTEYPELYTIADAKRGDIGNTSRMYAKAFFEDLGFDSITVAPYMGKDSVEPFLEFENKHTILLALTSNEGAYDFQTQQVDGEELYKKVIKTSLDWDNSENLMYVVGATKAEYLAEIRKIIPENFLLVPGVGAQGGSLEEVCKYGITSNVGLLVNSSRKIIYASDSSNFAEIAGAKAEAIQIQMKDELAKL, from the coding sequence ATGACTTCACAGGAGCTTACTGAGCAAATTTTCAAAAAGCAAACGTTTTTGTGCGTAGGACTGGATACCGATATCGACAAGATTCCAACCTACCTGCTTTCAGAAAAAGACCCTGTTTTTAGTTTTAATAAAGCCATAATTGACGCTACGCATCAATCTTGCGTGGCTTATAAACCTAATATTGCATTTTATGAAGCATTGGGTGCCAGTGGATGGAAAAGTCTTAAAAAGACGATCGAATACCTGCATACTGAATATCCAGAGCTTTATACTATCGCTGATGCTAAGCGTGGAGATATAGGAAATACTTCCAGAATGTACGCCAAAGCCTTTTTTGAAGATCTTGGATTCGATTCTATAACTGTCGCACCTTATATGGGTAAAGATAGCGTCGAACCATTCCTGGAATTTGAAAATAAGCATACCATTTTACTTGCGCTTACTTCTAACGAGGGAGCTTATGACTTCCAGACCCAGCAGGTAGATGGTGAAGAACTTTATAAAAAGGTCATCAAAACATCTTTAGACTGGGATAATTCTGAAAATTTGATGTACGTGGTGGGTGCTACAAAAGCGGAATATCTTGCTGAAATAAGAAAAATTATTCCTGAAAACTTTTTGCTGGTACCAGGTGTTGGTGCCCAGGGAGGTAGTCTGGAGGAAGTTTGTAAATACGGAATCACCTCTAATGTAGGTCTTCTTGTAAATTCTTCCCGTAAGATTATTTATGCATCAGATTCTTCAAATTTTGCTGAAATTGCTGGTGCTAAAGCTGAAGCTATCCAGATCCAGATGAAGGATGAACTAGCAAAACTTTAG